The nucleotide window TTCTTCAGCCACAGCCAGGGCAGGAAGCATCCGAGAATTTCACACAGTGCGGTGGCAAAAAAAAGCAGCGTCGTCTTAATCATTTTGGACATTACGTGAGGATTGATTTAACTATCATACCTGATAATGCCCTTTACTTTTCAATACCTGCGGCGTGGGTATGACGCCATTTCGGTTTGATGTAGAATCGGGACTGGGTAACTTAATTTTCTGCGCCCATTAAAAAAGGAAACGCTATGACTACATTAAGCAAACGCCTTTGTCTGACAGCCCTGCTGGCGCTGTCATCGTTCGCCTTTGCCGCAACGGCTACAGCCGAAACCAGCAAACTCATTATTGAGTCTGGTGATAGCGCGCAGAGCCGTCAGAACGCTGCGATGGACAAAGAACAATGGAATGACACCCGTAACCTTCGTCAGAAGGTCAACAAACGTGCTGAAAAAGAGTGGGATAAAGAAGATGTTGCTTTTGATGCACGTGACAAGTGTCAGCAAAGTGCAAACGTCAATGCCTACTGGGAGCCAAACACACTGCGCTGCCTGGATCGCCGTACTGGCCGCACGGTTGCACCTTAATGTCGGGCATAAGTGACATTAAATTGCGTCCGCTGGAGCGTGAAGACCTGCGCTTTGTTCACCAGCTCGACAACAACGCCAGCGTGATGCGTTACTGGTTCGAAGAGCCATACGAGGCGTTTGTGGAGTTGTCGGATCTTTATGACAAGCACATCCACGATCAGAGCGAACGCCGTTTTGTGGTGGAGTGCAAAGGTGAAAAAGCCGGTCTGGTCGAGCTGGTTGAGATCAACCACGTCCACCGTCGGGCGGAATTCCAGATAATCATTTCGCCGGAGCATCAGGGGAAAGGTCTCGCCTCGCGGGCAGCAAAGCTGGCGATGGATTACGGGTTCAACGTATTAAACCTGTATAAGCTCTATCTTATTGTTGATAAAGAGAATGAAAAAGCGATCCATATCTACCGCAAGCTTGGCTTTATGGTGGAAGGTGAACTGATCCATGAGTTCTTTATCAATGGTGAATACCGCAACACCATCCGCATGTGTATCTTCCAGCACCAGCATCTGGCCGGGCACAAAGCATCCGGCACGACTCAACTGAAAGCGACCGCGCAGTAAACTGCGCGGTTTTTTCTTAATAGTAATCAATACTGTTTTTTATGGTGTATTTGTGCTCAACGGCGGGTTTGACGCTGTCGTCGATGATCATCAGATCGCAACTCACCGGGTTATTGTGACGGTCGTAATCGCAGCTCTGCTTCACATTTCCCAGCGGCTTATCGTTTAGTGTGCTCACCGCCGTATAATCCATTCGCTTGCGCAAATCCTTTGACGGTGTCGACTGCACGGACAAGTGCTGTTCGCCGGAAACCGTCGTTTTACCCAGCGGGTAACCGTCGGCATCGTAGCGGTACTTCACTTCCATCTCTTTTCCGTGTGCTGCCACCACAAAGCCGTTGTCGTCAGTGTCCCACGTCACGCCCGCCGACGGTAATTCAGCCAGCTGACATTTCCCCTGCAGCTTCACTTTGCGCTGCTGTGTTTCAGCATCAAGGTAGTAGTTGGCATCCAGTACCAGCGCGACGCCCGTATTATTTTCCAGGTCGTGCAGCTCCAGCGTATCGAAGCACCCTTCCGATGACATCGTGCCAGTCACCTGTTTGGATACCTCACCTTTGTCGTTGAACAGCGTCTGGGAAAAGTCTTTAACCGGCCCGCGCAGTGGGTCAAAATCAAATTCGTTCGAGAAGCTCGCCATCTCAGGCGTAAACGACAGCGGCGCAGAGTTGTTATCACACCCCACCAGTGCCGTTGCCAGTAACGTTATCACTGCGTATTTCTTCACATCATTTACCGATACAGGGAGATTATTCCCAATCATATTAGCAAATACAGATGTTTACACGATCCCTGCTAAAATTAATCTACACACAGAGAAAAGGAGCGACAGATGAAACGGTTACCCTGGATTACCGCCCTGCTGTTAATGAGTGTTTCAACGGCCACTCTGGCCGCCCCGGATTCCTGCGAGCGCGTGAAGAGCGACATTCAGCAGAAAATCATCAACAACGGTGTACCAGAGTCCGGCTTTACGCTGAGCATCGTGCCAAACGATCAGGCCGACCAACCGGATGCACAGGTGGTTGGTCATTGTGCCAGTGATACTTTTAAAATCTTGTACACCCGCACAGGGAACAGCGCAGCTTCAGGCACTCAGGACAATGCGCAAGGTGAACCTCAGTGATTTTTAGGCACCAGTACCCCTTGAATTGATGAGGATTAATATTTAATACCGCCAAATAAGTAACACTCACCCCATCATTAGCCCGGTTTTAATAACGGGAGAAAATAATACGTAACAGCAATGATGGGGTGAGTCATGTCCGATATTGAACGTCACGGCGGGATCAGCCGCCGAATGCTGGTTAAATCCACGGCGATAGGTTCTCTGGCGCTTGCTGCTGGCGGGCTTTCTTTTCCTTTTGGCATGAAAAGCGCCGCTGCGGCGGTACAAAACGCCATGCAACCCGCGGAAGATAAAGTGGTATGGGGAGCCTGTTCGGTAAACTGCGGTAGTCGCTGTGCGCTGCGCCTGCACGTCCGTGATGATGAAGTGTACTGGGTCGAAACGGATAATACCGGCGATGATGTTTATGGCAATCATCAGGTGCGTGCGTGCCTGCGCGGTCGATCTATTCGCCGTCGAATAAACCATCCCGACCGCCTGAATTACCCGATGAAACGCGTCGGTAAACGTGGCGAAGGCAAGTTTGAACGTATCAGTTGGGACGAAGCACTGGACACCCTTGCCACCAGCCTGAAAGGTGTGGTGGAAAAATACGGTAACGAAGCGGTTTACATTAATTACTCTTCCGGGATTGTGGGCGGTAATATCACCCGCTCCTCCCCCTACGCCTCGCTGGTGGCTCGCCTGATGAACTGCTACGGCGGATTCTTAAGCCACTACGGTACCTACAGTACGGCACAAATTGCCTGTGCAATGCCCTACACCTATGGCAGCAACGATGGCAACAGCACCTCTGATATTGAAAACACCAGAC belongs to Enterobacter cloacae and includes:
- a CDS encoding UPF0482 protein; the encoded protein is MTTLSKRLCLTALLALSSFAFAATATAETSKLIIESGDSAQSRQNAAMDKEQWNDTRNLRQKVNKRAEKEWDKEDVAFDARDKCQQSANVNAYWEPNTLRCLDRRTGRTVAP
- a CDS encoding spermidine N1-acetyltransferase yields the protein MSGISDIKLRPLEREDLRFVHQLDNNASVMRYWFEEPYEAFVELSDLYDKHIHDQSERRFVVECKGEKAGLVELVEINHVHRRAEFQIIISPEHQGKGLASRAAKLAMDYGFNVLNLYKLYLIVDKENEKAIHIYRKLGFMVEGELIHEFFINGEYRNTIRMCIFQHQHLAGHKASGTTQLKATAQ
- a CDS encoding UPF0257 lipoprotein; translation: MIGNNLPVSVNDVKKYAVITLLATALVGCDNNSAPLSFTPEMASFSNEFDFDPLRGPVKDFSQTLFNDKGEVSKQVTGTMSSEGCFDTLELHDLENNTGVALVLDANYYLDAETQQRKVKLQGKCQLAELPSAGVTWDTDDNGFVVAAHGKEMEVKYRYDADGYPLGKTTVSGEQHLSVQSTPSKDLRKRMDYTAVSTLNDKPLGNVKQSCDYDRHNNPVSCDLMIIDDSVKPAVEHKYTIKNSIDYY